The segment CGACGTCGCAGCTCCAGGTGCAAAGGAAAAGCGTGATGAGGAACATCGCGCCGAGGTCGCGCCCGCGTATCAAAATAAGGAACGACCACGGGAGGATGACGTAGGCGATGCCCGCGACGGTGGCGCCCATTGTGACGAGCGCGGAGCTTTCGCCGGAGACCTGTCTTTTTAGCACCTCAAGGAAGAGCGCGATAAAGGCTATAGCCGATATCGAACAGAGGATCGTAGACAGCGTCATAAGCCCGAAGGCTGTGCCAAGCAGTATAAATAGCCCGGAGGCCAGCAGCAGCGCGGGCGACGTACTAAGTTTCGTAGACTGCATTTTGTAGAACTCCCAGAGCGAAAGCATGGCGATGACGGAGGCTATCGCGTCCCAGACAAGTCCGCCAAGTAATATTCCTCCAAGCACCGCTATTACGATAAAGATGCCGCTGAATGCGCGAAGCTGCAGCTCCGGGCTCGATCTCAACATCTGTTTAAGCTTTTCCATATCGTCTCTCCCTTTCGTAGTAATCCTTTACGGCCTCTTCGAGGTCGCCTTTATCAAAATCCGGCCAATATTTGTCGGTAAAATAATATTCACTGTAAGCGCTCTGCCAAAGCCAGAAATTGCTGAGCCGCAGCTCCCCGCTCGTTCTGATTATAAGGTCGGGATCCGGCAGATCAGGCAGGTAGAGATATTGACGGAGGCTCTCCTCGGTCACAGGAAGAGAGGGGCGCGCCGCCGCTATTTTGTTTACGGCCTCTAATATCTCTTTGCGGCCGCCGTAATTGAGACAGATGACGAGCTGTCTTTCCGTGTAGAGAGATGTTTCTTCCTCCGCCGCGCGAAGTATCTTTTGTATGTCCTCGGGAAGCGCCTCAAGGTCTCCCGCAAAGCGGATGCGCGTCTTTTCCCTGCAAAGCTCCGCGAGCTTTGACTGCATGTAATAGCGAAAGAGGCCCATAAGCCCAAGCACTTCACCCTTCGGCCTCTTCCAATTCTCCGTGGAGAAGGCGTAGAGCGATACGAACGGTATGTCAAGGTCCTTTGCGGCGCGCACGGTGCGCTCGACGGCCCTGACTCCGGCATGATGGCCCATTACACGCGGAAGGTGCTTTGATTTGGCCCACCTTCCATTGCCGTCCATTATTATTGCAACGTGTTCTAATTTTTTCTTTTCCATGTCGTCCTTTGGGCAGTTTTTAACCGAATTTGATGGAGCTTATGTCGCTGCCGGCTTTAATAGCCTCCCACTGCCGCTTGACTTCCTGAATGTCTAGCCACGTTAGGTGCTTTGGGCTGCCCTCTTTTGAGCTGGCGTTGCGAAGCAGATAGCTTGGGTGGAACATAGGCATTACGGCGGCTCCGCGCCATTCAAACCATCTTCCGCGAAGCTTAGTGATGCCCTCTGTCGTCTGAAGTATCCAGCGCGCCGGAGTGTTGCCCAGCAGAACTATGAGCGAAGGGTTCATCAGCATTATCTGCGTTTGCAGGTGCCTGTCGCATATTACGGTCTCAGCGGGAGTGGGGACTCTGTTTTCCGGCGGTCTGCATTTGACGATGTTGGTGATGAAGACCTCTTTGCGGTCAATGCCGGCGGCGGTCAATATCTGAGTAAGAAGCGCTCCAGCCCTTCCTACGAACGGTATCCCCTTCTCGTCCTCGTCGGCGCCAGGCCCCTCTCCGATGAAGAGCAGCCTGCTGTTTGGGTCGCCGTCGCCAAAGACGACTGTCTTTCTCGTCTCAGCAAGAGCGCAGGCCTTGCACGAGAGGGTGTATTTCTTTGCCTCTTCCCATAATACTTTTTTTGCGGCAGCCCTCTCTTCGGGGGTCAGTTTTAAAAGAGGAGCTTCGTTCTGTTCCGTCATATCTTTACCTCCGCGATTATTACGTCTACAGTTTTAACGTCAAGCCCTGTGAAATAGCGGAGGCTCACAGCGAGCCTCTCTTTTACCAGACGCGCTATATCCGTGAATTTTTTATCTCCGAGCGTTACTGTGAGCTTTATCTCGACGCGAAGCGATTCTTCATACTCCGGCGTCGCCTTGATCTCGTTCACCTTAGCCACCTGCGCCGTCCTTCCCGCTATGAAGGAGGCGAGCTGTTCTATGGCCTCCGGTTCTATGTGGACCTCGCCGTAGAAGCTAAAAGGAGGACGCACTATCGTCTTTTCTCCCTCGTGTTTGTCCTTGGACTTCCAGAAGACTCTAAGCTGTCCAACCAGCTTGCCTGCGAAATTTTTGCGCACGAGCACATGAGAGACGGGGATGACGTGCTGTCCTTTGCTGAAACGCTCGCGCCTTGCCTTTACTATCTCTTCCGGCGTGGCTACGTCCTCAATATGTACTATCTGCTCCGGCGGCGCAAGGGTCAGCTTACGCAGTATGCGCGAGGCCATGTTGTCTGAGGTGGCTATGACCATGACGGAACAGGGCGACATGGAACTGAAAAAATTTATTACCTCGTTTTTGTGATCCTCAAATTCAAAGAGAGCCCTGCGGATGGCGCTGATCTGGTTTCTCTCCGCCTTCGCGCTTCTGCCGCATACGATGCTGCCCTTGTGTATGACAAGGCCGTCGTCGATTATATAATCCGCGTCGACTAAAGAGGCGACCAGCTGAGCCCTCTGGCTCTTGCCGGTGCCGGCCGCGCCCACGAACGCGGAGGTCGTTACTCCCGGAAGATATTTTGTGTCGGCCATCAGAAGGCCCCCCTCTCAATGTCAGTCTATGAGGTTTATGTCGGCGCCGAGGCTCAGAAGTTTTTCCACAAGCCCCTCGTACCCGCGCCAAACGTGCTGCAGGTCGCAGATAGTCGTCTCTTCGGCCGCCGCGAGCCCAAGCAGTATGAGCGCCGCGCCCGCGCGCAGGTTGGAAGAATGCACCTCGGTTCCGGCAAGCCTGCCTACGCCCGTTACTATGGCGATGTTGTCCTGCACCTCGATTTTTGCGCCCATCTTCTTAAATTCGTTGATGTGCAAAAGCCTTGAATCAAATACGCTCTCATGGATCACGCTTGTTCCGTTTGCGAGCGTCAGCACAGCCATCAGCTGCGGCTGTGTGTCGGTGGGAAATCCCGGGTACGGCATCGTTTTTATAGTTACGCCTTTGAGCGGCGCGGTATATTTCGCAGTGATCTCGTCATGGAAGATGTCTATGTCGACGCCCGCCTCGACGAGCTTGTTCAGTATGGCCTCCATGCAGCCGGACTGTATCCCGCGCACGGTGACGCTGCCTTTTGTGATGACGCCCGCCATCAGATAGGTGGCCGCCTCTATGCGGTCTGGTATTATCTCGCCGCTTGCGGAATGAAGCGATTCCACGCCCGTTATCCGTATAGTTTCAGTGCCGTCGCCCTTTACCGGCGCTCCCATGAGGCGCAGCACTTCGGCTAGGTTTGATATCTCCGGTTCCTTTGCGGCGTTTTCAATAAAGGTCACTCCGTCCGCGAGGGCGGCCGCCATCATCAAGTTTTCCGTGGCCCCCACCGAGGGAAAGTCTAGCGTTATCGCGGCTCCCTTCAGCCTTCCGGCTGTGGCCGTTACGGCGCCCGCCTTTAGCTCTATGTCGGCGCCCATCTTGGCAAGCCCCTTAAGGTGGAAATCAAGCGGCCTGCTTCCAAGCACGCATCCGCCGGGAAGCGGCAGCAGCGCGCGTCCGCAGCGCGCAACGAGCGGGCCCAGCACCAGCGAAGAGGCGCGCATCTTGCGCACCAGTTCTACCGGCGTCTCGCATTTTATCTCGTTCGGCACGCGTATCTCCATGCAGTGGTCTTCAAAATCTACCTCCGCGCCGAGGTGTCGGAGAAGCTGACACATCGTCTGTATATCATACAGGTCAGGCACGCCCTCCAGTTTAAGGCTCTGTCCCTTCAACAGGATAGAGGCCGCCATAACAGGCAGAGCGGCATTTTTGGCGCCCTGAACGGATATCGTTCCGTTGAGCTGCCGTCCGCCGCGTATTACCATCTTGTCTGCCAAAATTTTCACTCCAGTCGTCTCCATTTATTCTTTGATGCTTATCAGTCAAGCAGGTCTTTTTGCAGAATTGCGGCTATCTTCTTGGAGGCGGTGCCGTCGCCGAAAGGCTGCGCCGCGCACTTTTCCTCGATTTTTTTAAGAGCTTCGGGGCTGCTGAGAAGAAGCAGCGCGTTTTCCCTGATTTTTTTTCGGTCAACGCCTACGAGCACGCCGCTTCCGTGTTCCACGGCCTCGGGGCGCTCCGTCACCTCGCGCAGTATCAGCACCGGCTTCTTTATAGCGGTAGCCTCCTCCTGCACTCCCCCGCTGTCGCTCAAAATGAACTTTGAGGCGTTCATCGCCCAGACGAAATCGGGATAGTCAAGCGGGTCGCAGAGGATGACTTTCTTTCGCCCGTCGAGGTATTTGTGGAATATTTCGCGCACGGCTGGATTCTTGTGCATCGGGATCACCATCCATAGTTCAGGATGGGCCTCTATAACGTCGACCAGCGCTTTGCATATCTCTTCAAGCGGCGCGCCCCATGATTCTCTGCGGTGGGCCGTCACCAGCACGAACGGTTCTCCATCGGGGAGCGCGTGCAGTTCTGCGCATTCGGGCTTCGTCTGTGCGGCTACTGTGTAAAAGAGCGCGTCTATGACGGTGTTTCCGGTTATGCTTACATCTGACGGCGAAGCGCCGTCTTTTAAGAGGTTTTCCGCGGCAAGCTGTGTGGGAGCGAATCCCCATCTTATCACCTTGTCTATGAGGACGCGGTTCATCTCCTCCGGGAAAGGCAGCCGCATGTTGCCGCTGCGAAGCCCAGCCTCGACGTGTCCCACAGGAATGTTGCGATAGAAGGCGGCAAGGCCCGCCGCAAATGTGGTCGTCGTATCGCCGTGGACGAGCACCGCCGCTGGTTTGATATCGTCAAAGTATTCCCCCGCGCCCGTAAGCACCGAGGCCGTTATGTAATCCAGCGTCTGTCTGTCCTTCATAATGTGCAGATTTATGTCGGCCGTCAGTTTGAAGAAGTTGAGCACCTGGTCGAGCATCGCCGCGTGCTGGCCTGTAGCCAGTATGCGCACGTCGAAATTTTCATTTTCCTTTAACGCAATTATGACCGGCGCCATTTTTATGGCCTCCGGCCTGGTTCCCACGACACAGACGATTTTTTTCCTGTCCATCTGAAAGCGCCTCCCCTGTTTATTTTGTTTATTGCAATATATTAAAGACCGGCACGCCGAGCAGCCTCATCCCAAAAAGCAGCACCCCTGCGTGTACGGAGGCCATGACGACGAGCACAGCCCATTTGGGCAGCCCGAAATCCTGCAGTTTGTGATGGGCGTGTCCTCTGTCCGGTTCAAAGGGCGATTTATGCGACAGCACCCTGCGCGTCATCGCCACAAGAGTATCTATTACCGGCACTCCCCCGAGAAACAGCAGCACAAAGGCCAGGTGTATGAAATTGACCTTGAATATATTGGGAAATATCGCCCAGGCGAGCTGCGAAGAGCATATATATCCCATCAGCGTGCTTCCGCCGTCGCCAAGGAAGGTGCGAGGCTGCGGGAAGTTCCACAGAAGAACTCCGAAGACGAGTCCCGCGAAGGGCAGCCATACTCCCCTCGCTCCTATCAGAAGCGCGCAGAGCGCCGTGATGAGCGTGATGGTGAGGCATAGGCCGTCCATTCCGTCAATGAGGTTGTAGGCGTTCGTCGCGCCCGCTATCCACAATACAAAAAGCGCGCGCTGCCATATTGGTACAGGCAGCGGGTAGATGACCCATGCGGCGGCCAGCAGATGGAAGACGAGCCGCAGAAGCGGCGGCAGCGGATGCATGTCGTCCATATAGCCGACGATGAAGATGACGGTGGCTCCAGTCGCTATGAACGGCACCTCAACGCCGGGGTTGCCCGTAAAGAGCGCCCACATCAAATAACCGCTCCACAGCACAAGTCCTGCGCCGCGCGGCATGATGCTGTGGTGTTTCTTTCGGCCTCCGGGGATGTCCAGCAGTCGGAACTTCTGCGCAAGAGCAATCGCAATCGGCGTTCCGATCAGCCCCCAGAGAAACGTTAAAAGTGTGAAGAGATAGGTTGAAAGCAAATTATCTTCCTTTCCCTGACATGTCTATCAAGCGGCGGCGGAGCGCGGCAGATTTATTTGTCCGCACCTCCGCCGCCGTCGGATTATTTTGTGCCAAACAACCTGTCGCCCGCATCGCCCAGTCCGGGAACGATGTAGCCGTGGTCGTTGAGGTGGCTGTCGACGCCTGCGACGTAGATGTCGACGTCGGGGTGTTCCTCGTGGAATTTGGCGATGCCTTCCGGCGCCGCTATCAGGGAGACCAGCGAAACGCGCTTTCCGCCCTTTTCTTTTATGTGGCTCACGGCGGCTGCCGCAGAGCCGCCAGTTGCGAGCATCGGGTCGACTACGAAGATGTCGCGCTCTGAGATGTCGCTTGGCAGCTTGCAGTAGTAGTCGACGGGCTTCAGCGTCTCAGGGTCGCGGTAGAGGCCGATATGTCCCACCGTCGCATTGGGTACGAGCTTCAAGATGCCCTCAACCATGCCCAGTCCGGCGCGCAGCACAGGGACGATGGCAAGTTTTTTGCCGGAGAGGGTGAATACGCGCGTCGTCGTAATGGGAGTCTCCACCTCTATCTCTTCAAGGGGAAGATGGCGCGTCACTTCGTAGACCATGAGTCCGGCCACTTCCTGGACGAGGTCGCGGAAATCCTTAGACGAGGTCTCTTTGTCGCGCATGAGGCCAAGCTTGTGGCGCACGAGCGGGTGGTCTATGACTACGGTGCGTCCGCCGCGCGGAGCTGCGTCTATCGCGGTTGAGTTTTCGTCTTCGTAAGCGCTTATTTTTTCAAGGCGGAAGGTGTGGCGGCCGCCTTCAAACGGCTCTGCAAGCCAGCTTTTCACCATGTCGTCCGCTACGTCCGTGCCAATGACGCGCGCGCCAAGGACGAGCACGTTCGCGTCGTTGTGGCGGCGGCTCATCACGGCTGTGAAATGGTCATGGCAGAGCGCCGCGCGGATGCCCTTGACCTTGTTCGCTACGATGCTCATGCCGATGCCTGTGCCGCATACCAGTATGCCGCGCTCAGCCTTGTGGCTGGCCACTGCGTCGGCCGCTTTGAATCCCCAGTCGGGATAATCGACCTTCACGTCGCATGAGGCCGTTCCGCAGTCTATTACTTCATGACCCGCGGAGAGCAGGCTCTCTTTTATTTCTTCTTTGAGTTTGAATCCAGCGTGATCCGCTCCAAGTGCTATTTTCATTATATTTTCCCCCGTGCCTAGATTTATCTTACGATTTTTTCTATTATTTCGCCCGCAAGCGTATACGGGTCGGCTTTTCTTGCGGAAAGCTCGGCCATTACGCCGTCGTCTTTGCGCCTGTTCCATGCCTTTTGGACCTTGGAGGAGATCTCGCCGCGCAGTATTGCTTCTACCTCCATCTCAAGCTGCGTAAAACGACGGCGCCTGCCCTCTTCGCTTGTGGTCAGGTATTCGCGGTGGCGGTTCAGCGTCTCTTTCGCCTCGTCTACGCCAGTATTTTTATTGGAAGAGACAAGTATCACGGGCGGCGTCCATTCGCGTTCCAGAAGCATTTTGAGCATCACCTGGACGTCTGCTGCAACTTTGTCCGCGCCCTCCTTGTCGGCCTTGTTGACGATGAAGATGTCAGCTATCTCCATTATGCCGGCCTTCATTATCTGTACGTCGTCGCCCATGCCTGGTGTCAATATCAGGCAGACTGAGTCCGCTATTTTTATTATGTCCACTTCGGACTGGCCGACGCCTACCGTTTCTATGATGACGACGTCGAAGCCGCAGGCGTCCAATATGAGCGCGCCTTCGTGCGTGCCGCGGCTGACGCCGCCTAAGTTTCCACGGGAACCCATGCTTCTGATGAAGACGCCCTCTTCGACCGCGTGATCCTGCATACGCAGGCGGTCTCCGAGAATGGCTCCTCCTGTGAACGGGCTGGACGGGTCTATCGCTATTACTCCGACCTTTTTGCCCTCTTCACGGAACTGTGCGATGAGACGATTGACAAAGGTGCTTTTTCCTGCGCCGGGGCTTCCCGTGATGCCTATGACCTGAGCGTTGCCGGTCTTAGGGTATATCCTCTTCATTATCTCCTGTGAAGATGGAGCCTCCGCCTCAACAAGGCTGATGAGGCGTCCGATGGATCTCGTGTCCCCCGCAAGCGCACGTTCGAGCAGCTTTTCCATAGTTAAACTCTCCCTGTATTATTTATTGAATAAGACATCTATCCCGGCGAAGCTGTATATTCCCAGGCCTATCGAGGCGGCGAATGTAAATCCGAGCACCATTCTGAGATAGAGCACCCACGTCT is part of the Cloacibacillus sp. genome and harbors:
- a CDS encoding phosphatidate cytidylyltransferase → MEKLKQMLRSSPELQLRAFSGIFIVIAVLGGILLGGLVWDAIASVIAMLSLWEFYKMQSTKLSTSPALLLASGLFILLGTAFGLMTLSTILCSISAIAFIALFLEVLKRQVSGESSALVTMGATVAGIAYVILPWSFLILIRGRDLGAMFLITLFLCTWSCDVAAYFVGSRLGKNLLCSQVSPHKTWEGFLGGAAASFMCGGLMALLFSFPPLPLVLMGLLCGIAGQLGDLGESVLKREAGVKDSGSLIPGHGGLLDRFDSILVNGTLAFVIFELIG
- the uppS gene encoding polyprenyl diphosphate synthase, whose amino-acid sequence is MEKKKLEHVAIIMDGNGRWAKSKHLPRVMGHHAGVRAVERTVRAAKDLDIPFVSLYAFSTENWKRPKGEVLGLMGLFRYYMQSKLAELCREKTRIRFAGDLEALPEDIQKILRAAEEETSLYTERQLVICLNYGGRKEILEAVNKIAAARPSLPVTEESLRQYLYLPDLPDPDLIIRTSGELRLSNFWLWQSAYSEYYFTDKYWPDFDKGDLEEAVKDYYERERRYGKA
- a CDS encoding uracil-DNA glycosylase, producing MTEQNEAPLLKLTPEERAAAKKVLWEEAKKYTLSCKACALAETRKTVVFGDGDPNSRLLFIGEGPGADEDEKGIPFVGRAGALLTQILTAAGIDRKEVFITNIVKCRPPENRVPTPAETVICDRHLQTQIMLMNPSLIVLLGNTPARWILQTTEGITKLRGRWFEWRGAAVMPMFHPSYLLRNASSKEGSPKHLTWLDIQEVKRQWEAIKAGSDISSIKFG
- the murA gene encoding UDP-N-acetylglucosamine 1-carboxyvinyltransferase; its protein translation is METTGVKILADKMVIRGGRQLNGTISVQGAKNAALPVMAASILLKGQSLKLEGVPDLYDIQTMCQLLRHLGAEVDFEDHCMEIRVPNEIKCETPVELVRKMRASSLVLGPLVARCGRALLPLPGGCVLGSRPLDFHLKGLAKMGADIELKAGAVTATAGRLKGAAITLDFPSVGATENLMMAAALADGVTFIENAAKEPEISNLAEVLRLMGAPVKGDGTETIRITGVESLHSASGEIIPDRIEAATYLMAGVITKGSVTVRGIQSGCMEAILNKLVEAGVDIDIFHDEITAKYTAPLKGVTIKTMPYPGFPTDTQPQLMAVLTLANGTSVIHESVFDSRLLHINEFKKMGAKIEVQDNIAIVTGVGRLAGTEVHSSNLRAGAALILLGLAAAEETTICDLQHVWRGYEGLVEKLLSLGADINLID
- the wecB gene encoding UDP-N-acetylglucosamine 2-epimerase (non-hydrolyzing); the protein is MDRKKIVCVVGTRPEAIKMAPVIIALKENENFDVRILATGQHAAMLDQVLNFFKLTADINLHIMKDRQTLDYITASVLTGAGEYFDDIKPAAVLVHGDTTTTFAAGLAAFYRNIPVGHVEAGLRSGNMRLPFPEEMNRVLIDKVIRWGFAPTQLAAENLLKDGASPSDVSITGNTVIDALFYTVAAQTKPECAELHALPDGEPFVLVTAHRRESWGAPLEEICKALVDVIEAHPELWMVIPMHKNPAVREIFHKYLDGRKKVILCDPLDYPDFVWAMNASKFILSDSGGVQEEATAIKKPVLILREVTERPEAVEHGSGVLVGVDRKKIRENALLLLSSPEALKKIEEKCAAQPFGDGTASKKIAAILQKDLLD
- a CDS encoding MraY family glycosyltransferase; this encodes MLSTYLFTLLTFLWGLIGTPIAIALAQKFRLLDIPGGRKKHHSIMPRGAGLVLWSGYLMWALFTGNPGVEVPFIATGATVIFIVGYMDDMHPLPPLLRLVFHLLAAAWVIYPLPVPIWQRALFVLWIAGATNAYNLIDGMDGLCLTITLITALCALLIGARGVWLPFAGLVFGVLLWNFPQPRTFLGDGGSTLMGYICSSQLAWAIFPNIFKVNFIHLAFVLLFLGGVPVIDTLVAMTRRVLSHKSPFEPDRGHAHHKLQDFGLPKWAVLVVMASVHAGVLLFGMRLLGVPVFNILQ
- the upp gene encoding uracil phosphoribosyltransferase is translated as MKIALGADHAGFKLKEEIKESLLSAGHEVIDCGTASCDVKVDYPDWGFKAADAVASHKAERGILVCGTGIGMSIVANKVKGIRAALCHDHFTAVMSRRHNDANVLVLGARVIGTDVADDMVKSWLAEPFEGGRHTFRLEKISAYEDENSTAIDAAPRGGRTVVIDHPLVRHKLGLMRDKETSSKDFRDLVQEVAGLMVYEVTRHLPLEEIEVETPITTTRVFTLSGKKLAIVPVLRAGLGMVEGILKLVPNATVGHIGLYRDPETLKPVDYYCKLPSDISERDIFVVDPMLATGGSAAAAVSHIKEKGGKRVSLVSLIAAPEGIAKFHEEHPDVDIYVAGVDSHLNDHGYIVPGLGDAGDRLFGTK
- the meaB gene encoding methylmalonyl Co-A mutase-associated GTPase MeaB, with the protein product MEKLLERALAGDTRSIGRLISLVEAEAPSSQEIMKRIYPKTGNAQVIGITGSPGAGKSTFVNRLIAQFREEGKKVGVIAIDPSSPFTGGAILGDRLRMQDHAVEEGVFIRSMGSRGNLGGVSRGTHEGALILDACGFDVVIIETVGVGQSEVDIIKIADSVCLILTPGMGDDVQIMKAGIMEIADIFIVNKADKEGADKVAADVQVMLKMLLEREWTPPVILVSSNKNTGVDEAKETLNRHREYLTTSEEGRRRRFTQLEMEVEAILRGEISSKVQKAWNRRKDDGVMAELSARKADPYTLAGEIIEKIVR